From Poecile atricapillus isolate bPoeAtr1 chromosome 13, bPoeAtr1.hap1, whole genome shotgun sequence, one genomic window encodes:
- the RBM22 gene encoding pre-mRNA-splicing factor RBM22 yields MSTSLGSNTYNRQNWEDADFPILCQTCLGENPYIRMTKEKYGKECKICARPFTVFRWCPGVRMRFKKTEVCQTCSKLKNVCQTCLLDLEYGLPIQVRDAGLSLKDEMPKSDVNKEYYTQNMEREIANSDGTRPVGALGKATSTSDMLLKLARTTPYYKRNRPHICSFWVKGECKRGEECPYRHEKPTDPDDPLADQNIKDRYYGINDPVADKLLKRASTMPRLDPPEDKTITTLYVGGLGDTITESDLRNHFYQFGEIRTITVVQRQQCAFIQFATRQAAEVAAEKSFNKLIVNGRRLNVKWGRSQAARGKEKDKEGTTESGIKLEPVPGLPGALPPPPAAEEEASANYFNLPPSGPSAVVNIALPPPPGIAPPPPPGFGPHMFHTMGPPPPFMRAPGPIHYPSQDPQRMGAHAGKHSTP; encoded by the exons ATGTCCACATCGCTGGGCTCCAACACCTACAACCGGCAGAACTGGGAGGATGCG GACTTCCCTATCCTGTGCCAGACATGTCTTGGAGAAAATCCCTATATTCGGATG accaaagaaaaatatggaaaagaaTGCAAG ATTTGTGCCAGGCCGTTCACAGTGTTCCGCTGGTGCCCTGGGGTGCGGATGCGCTTCAAGAAGACAGAAGTGTGCCAGACCTGCAGCAAGCTGAAGAACGTCTGTCAGACCTGCCTGCTCGACCTGGAATATG gTTTGCCTATCCAAGTCCGGGATGCAGGACTCTCTCTTAAGGATGAAATGCCTAAATCTGACGTCAACAAAGAGTACTACACCCAGAACATGGAGCGAGAG ATAGCCAATTCTGATGGCACTAGGCCAGTTGGTGCACTAGGAAAAGCTACATCTACCAGTGACATGCTGCTGAAGCTGGCCCGAACCACTCCGTACTACAAACGCAACCGTCCTCACATCTGTTCCTTCTGGGTAAAAGGAGAGTGCAAGAGAGGAGAGGAGTGTCCCTACAG ACATGAGAAACCTACAGATCCAGATGATCCTCTGGCTGACCAGAACATCAAAGATCGTTACTATGGAATTAATGATCCCGTGGCTGACAAACTTCTGAAACGAGCATCAACCATGCCTCGTCTAGATCCTCCTGAAGACAAGACTATTACTACACTGTATGTTGGAGGGCTTGGAGATACCATCACTGAATCAGATCTCAG AAATCACTTCTACCAGTTTGGGGAGATCCGGACGATAACGGTGGTGCAGAGGCAGCAATGTGCTTTCATCCAGTTTGCCACCAGACAGGCTGCAGAGGTGGCTGCTGAGAAATCCTTCAACAAACTCATTGTCAATGGCCGCAGGCTCAACGTCAAATGGGGAAG gtcCCAGGCGgcaagagggaaagaaaaggacaaGGAAGGCACTACAGAATCGGGGATAAAGCTGGAGCCAGTTCCAGGACTCCCTGGGG CCCTCCcccctcctccagctgcagaaGAGGAGGCTTCTGCAAATTACTTCAATCTACCTCCAAGTGGCCCTTCAGCCGTGGTGAACATTGCCCTGCCACCTCCTCCTGGCATCGCTCCACCGCCGCCTCCAG gTTTTGGACCACACATGTTCCACACCATGGGGCCCCCACCTCCCTTCATGAGAGCCCCAGGCCCCATCCACTACCCATCCCAGGATCCCCAGAGGATGGGTGCCCACGCAGGAAAGCACAGCACCCCCTAG
- the MYOZ3 gene encoding myozenin-3 isoform X1: MAIMRPGPGDASSEPQLDLGKKMSTAQDLMIEELSLQNNRGSRLFQQRQKRVQRFVFEHPSGSRQLPGQGAGGSHHTGKGDPEGTVNEQMAGENAEGQENYHSELHVAASPQGGPPEVPKKSEKVLHMSKVLNPSALAPGYSSPLKEIPHEKFNVTAIPKGYRSPWQELFGDSDGAAYGKNPPPMRPPAWDFRSFNRTPAPFDRALVGEPFSLPTMELDNLSVLELISHRPNFNRVAQGWVRILPESEEL, translated from the exons ATGGCCATCATGAGACCGGGCCCTGGAGATG cctcctcagAACCCCAGCTGGACCTGGGGAAGAAGatgagcacagcacaggacCTGATGATCGAGGAGCTCTCCCTGCAGAACAACCGTGGCTCCCGGCTCTTCCAGCAGCGCCAGAAGCGAGTGCAGCGCTTCGTCTTTGAGCATCCCAGCGGCTCCAGGCAG ctcccagggcaaGGGGCAGGTGGCTCACACCACACTGGGAAAGGTGATCCAGAAGGAACAGTGAATGAACAGATG GCAGGGGAGAATGCTGAGGGCCAGGAGAATTATCACTCTGAGCTCCACGTAGCAGCATCCCCCCAAGGTGGCCCTCCAGAAGTACCCAAGAAGTCAGAGAAGGTCTTGCACATGAGCAAAGTCCTGAACCCCAGTGCCCTGGCCCCAG GGTACTCGAGCCCCCTTAAAGAAATCCCTCATGAGAAGTTCAATGTCACTGCCATCCCCAAGGGCTACCggtccccatggcaggagctcTTTGGGGACAGTGACGGTGCCGCGTATGGCAAGAACCCGCCGCCCATGAGACCCCCTGCGTGGGACTTCAGGAGCTTCAACAG GACTCCGGCCCCGTTTGACAGGGCGTTGGTTGGTGAGCCGTTCTCTTTGCCCACCATGGAGCTGGATAACCTGAGTGTGCTGGAGCTGATTTCCCACAGGCCCAACTTCAACAGGGTGGCCCAAGGCTGGGTGCGGATCCTGCCAGAGAGCGAAGAGCTGTAG
- the MYOZ3 gene encoding myozenin-3 isoform X2, with translation MSTAQDLMIEELSLQNNRGSRLFQQRQKRVQRFVFEHPSGSRQLPGQGAGGSHHTGKGDPEGTVNEQMAGENAEGQENYHSELHVAASPQGGPPEVPKKSEKVLHMSKVLNPSALAPGYSSPLKEIPHEKFNVTAIPKGYRSPWQELFGDSDGAAYGKNPPPMRPPAWDFRSFNRTPAPFDRALVGEPFSLPTMELDNLSVLELISHRPNFNRVAQGWVRILPESEEL, from the exons atgagcacagcacaggacCTGATGATCGAGGAGCTCTCCCTGCAGAACAACCGTGGCTCCCGGCTCTTCCAGCAGCGCCAGAAGCGAGTGCAGCGCTTCGTCTTTGAGCATCCCAGCGGCTCCAGGCAG ctcccagggcaaGGGGCAGGTGGCTCACACCACACTGGGAAAGGTGATCCAGAAGGAACAGTGAATGAACAGATG GCAGGGGAGAATGCTGAGGGCCAGGAGAATTATCACTCTGAGCTCCACGTAGCAGCATCCCCCCAAGGTGGCCCTCCAGAAGTACCCAAGAAGTCAGAGAAGGTCTTGCACATGAGCAAAGTCCTGAACCCCAGTGCCCTGGCCCCAG GGTACTCGAGCCCCCTTAAAGAAATCCCTCATGAGAAGTTCAATGTCACTGCCATCCCCAAGGGCTACCggtccccatggcaggagctcTTTGGGGACAGTGACGGTGCCGCGTATGGCAAGAACCCGCCGCCCATGAGACCCCCTGCGTGGGACTTCAGGAGCTTCAACAG GACTCCGGCCCCGTTTGACAGGGCGTTGGTTGGTGAGCCGTTCTCTTTGCCCACCATGGAGCTGGATAACCTGAGTGTGCTGGAGCTGATTTCCCACAGGCCCAACTTCAACAGGGTGGCCCAAGGCTGGGTGCGGATCCTGCCAGAGAGCGAAGAGCTGTAG
- the SYNPO gene encoding synaptopodin, with protein MPGEVEQPPCVRGTAKGDSEGDSGCWQERRSRGGQSCHQLWDAPASEPGEQEAQMGLLGERPSGSCQRDPRGLSGDAPPPPLNGSSLTSVEQPAAPPKCPGSAPELPPTADSPTDNSSQEWKVVKIQRVLINPDFEPRKTVSDILKTSGSWMGHRLGSSAKPFGSQLPQQHRVSGLSTQTRWTQIVFPFLTAPGWQICGGESRDEKRRSRNVGVGGAAARVAGRGGTRPVLSVGLSGRAGAVPAGPATPRPRPPPAAPPGPLRGRSCRNFPARRLLPGAVGLRGEAAPAPGTAGLSRSASLSEKELKEAKARSQRIAAQLTTAPGPSSKGVLLFHRRRQRVEGLSGAGHGGGLPLSPAAQPHQGVMEESQGQGMKPEPAQPGNPGEGMLANASPCQELPAEAQQIPLSVYLKENMASAATNGVQERSASGLERGVEGLGNAGVPAGPNTAALVVAQSPGEGKNVSVPSEVPGEVPSEVPSAPAGTATATASPAGQQQNGTQGRQYYEVHLTLAKPKPVKNRTARPFGTQASPASAQPAEEPPAPELPPPPTYAETLSSPPPLTRVRSPPAYSALYPTQEQKMLPDPLLGCGVSGPNPLPKTGILEESAARRASRKSMFTFVEKPKLGPNPDLLDLVQSADSRKKQKEQREPSAEDEPFALGAEASNFVPNNAARGVQHLPPAEDAPAWSSCLKSPTIQPKKKPQPSHILTEARGKGAELFARRQSRMEKFIIEAPSQPELLRSPSPTMSLPPSWKYDNNAYLSPMVSRRPSKSPCRPSKTPPASLYGSNLMENEVSQKELEISKHQPYQLQSSLFILSPSKGPARSMPQEVPPPRPSLPDSYPYPQQASCPTSPLPPSPVWHPPVMPNAGQTAASPFPSAAGALPLTPDSRASPGAPAEVLLASPCRLLPPRAKAGFQAPRPSYSTRNAGIEPQDRRSSLPASPTWTPRLARRPGSLDGWASPASVPELDEGPPTSPPWSERSLSPLRQDADPRASRQMQARLARNIINAARRKSSSPKAVGLESSRPFTPISAGPPSLPQSPRLGPRAPALQVASSVLGSLGSLGSPSPTHKSPLRSPRAGSPQFCASPGMPRAAWAEGRRLLLSSSASSCPVPRLSPVPKSPLPSPVVGGRSPAKRCTSRSPTDSDVSLDSEDSGTKSPGIHSFNLCPRGWTSSLRLKTGGLPSGAPCTS; from the exons ATGCCTGGCGAGGTTGAGCAGCCCCCCTGTGTCCGTGGGACAGCCAagggggacagtgagggggacagtggctgctggcaggagaggaggagcagaggggggcagagctgccatcagctctgggatgctccagccTCCGAGCCAGGTGAGCAGGAGGCACAGATGGGACTGCTGGGAGAGAGACCGAGTGGGAGCTGCCAGAGGGACCCCAGGGGGCTCAGTGGGGATGCACCACCACCCCCACTGAATGGCAGCAGCCTGACCTCGGTGGAGCAGCCTGCAGCCCCTCCCAAgtgccctggctctgccccagagctgccccccaCAGCAGACAGCCCCACGGACAACTCCAGCCAGGAGTGGAAAGTGGTGAAGATCCAACGGGTCCTCATCAACCCTGACTTTGAGCCAAGGAAAACAG TGTCAGACATCCTCAAAACCAGCGGCTCCTGGATGGGACACAGGCTGGGAAGCTCAGCCAAGCCCTTTGGCtcacagctgccccagcagcatcGTGTTTCAGGGCTCAGCACACAAACCAGATGGACCCAAATAGTCTTCCCATTTCTCACTGCTCCGGGATGGCAGATCTGCGGTGGGGAAAG CCGGGACGAGAAGCGGCGGAGCAGGAACGTCGGGGTCGGCGGGGCGGCTGCCAGAGTGGCCGGGCGGGGAGGGACCCGTCCCGTGCTCTCGGTCGGTCTGTCGGGGCGGGCAGGGGCAGTGCCGGCAGGACCCGCcaccccccggccccggcccccgcccgccgcccccccggGCCCGCTCCGAGGGCGGAGCTGCCGCAACTTTCCTGCCCGCCGCCTCCTCCCCGGTGCAGTCGGGCTGCGCGGGGAGGCGGCACCGGCACCCGGCACCGCGG GTCTCTCCCGCAGTGCCAGCCTCTCGGAGAAGGAGCTGAAGGAGGCGAAGGCGCGGAGCCAGAGGATCGCAGCTCAGCTCACCACGGCTCCTGGCCCCAGCTCCAAGGGTGTTCTGCTGTTCCACCGGCGCAGGCAGCGCGTTGAGGGGCTCTCGGGGGCCGGGCATGGCGGGGGGCTGCCGCTGAGCCCCGCGGCCCAGCCTCACCAAGGGGTCATGGAGGAGAGCCAAGGGCAGGGGATGAAGCCGGagcctgcccagcctggcaATCCAGGAGAAGGGATGCTGGCAAACGCCTCCCCGTGCCAGGAGCTTCCTGCTGAAGCCCAGCAGATCCCACTCAGCGTTTACCTGAAGGAGAACATGGCATCGGCTGCCACCAATGGTGTGCAGGAGCGCTCAGCCAGCGGGCTGGAGAGAGGGGTGGAGGGGCTCGGAAATGCAGGAGTCCCTGCGGGGCCGAACACAGCGGCGCTTGTGGTGGCACAGAGCCCCGGGGAGGGAAAGAACGTCAGTGTGCCCAGTGAGGTGCCCGGTGAGGTGCCTAGCGAGGTGCCCAGCgctccagcagggacagccacagccacGGCATCGCCAGCCGGGCAGCAGCAGAATGGGACGCAGGGCCGGCAGTACTACGAGGTCCATCTCACCCTGGCCAAGCCCAAGCCTGTGAAGAACCGGACGGCCAGACCCTTCGGCACCCAGGCATCCCCCGCCAGTGCCCAGCCGGCCGAGGAGCCCCCTGCCCCCGAGCTGCCCCCACCTCCAACCTACGCAGAGACCCTCAGCAGCCCCCCACCCCTCACCCGTGTCCGCTCCCCCCCTGCCTACTCGGCCCTGTACCCCACCCAGGAGCAGAAGATGCTGCCAGATCCCCTCCTGGGCTGCGGGGTGAGCGGACCAAACCCCTTGCCCAAAACAGGGATCCTGGAGGAGTCGGCTGCCCGCAGAGCCAGCAGAAAGTCCATGTTCACCTTTGTGGAGAAGCCGAAGCTGGGCCCCAACCCCGACCTGCTGGACCTGGTTCAGAGTGCAGACAGCAGGAAGaagcagaaggagcagagggagcccAGTGCTGAGGACGAGCCCTTTGCCCTGGGGGCTGAAGCTTCGAACTTTGTCCCCAACAATGCAGCCAGGGGTGTGCAGCACCTGCCACCAGCTGAGGATGCTCCGGCATGGTCCTCCTGCCTCAAGTCTCCCACCATCCAGCCCAAGAAGAAGCCACAGCCCAGCCACATCCTCACTGAAGCGAGAGGGAAGGGAGCTGAGCTCTTTGCCCGCCGACAATCCAGGATGGAGAAGTTCATCATTGAGGCCCCCtcccagcctgagctgctgcGGTCCCCATCACCCACCAtgtccctgcctccctcctggAAGTATGACAACAATGCTTACCTGTCACCCATGGTCTCCAGACGCCCCTCCAAGAGTCCCTGCAGGCCTTCCAAAACCCCTCCTGCATCTCTGTATGGCAGCAACCTAATGGAGAACGAGGTGTcccagaaggagctggagatctCCAAGCACCAGCCTTACCAGCTCCAGTCTTCTCTCTTCATCCTCTCCCCATCCAAGGGGCCAGCAAGGTCCATGCCCCAGGAGGTGCCTCCACCCAGACCCTCTCTTCCCGACTCCTACCCCTATCCCCAGCAAGCCTCCTGCCCGACCTCTCCATTGCCTCCTTCCCCGGTTTGGCATCCCCCCGTGATGCCCAACGCCGGCCAGACCGctgccagccccttccccagtgCTGCCGGGGCTCTGCCCCTGACTCCCGACAGCCGTGCCAgtcctggagccccggctgaggtgctgctggcCTCCCCGTGCCGCCTGCTGCCGCCCCGGGCAAAGGCAGGCTTCCAGGCACCCCGGCCCTCCTACTCCACCAGGAATGCCGGCATCGAGCCGCAG GACAGGCGCTCGTCCCTCCCTGCATCGCCCACCTGGACGCCCCGGCTGGCGCGGCGCCCGGGCAGCCTGGACGGCTGGGCCAGCCCGGCCTCGGTGCCCGAGCTGGATGAGGGACCCCCCACGTCCCCTCCGTGGAGCGAGAGGTCCCTGTCCCCGCTGCGGCAGGACGCGGACCCCCGGGCCAGCCGGCAGATGCAAGCGCGGCTCGCCAGGAACATCATCAACGCTGCCCGCAGGAAGAGCTCCTCTCCCAAAGCCGTGGGGCTGGAGAGCTCCCGGCCCTTCACCCCCATCTCTGCCGGCCCCCCCAGCCTGCCCCAGTCGCCCCGGCTGGGGCCGAGAGCGCCGGCACTGCAGGTTGCCAGCAGcgtgctggggagcctgggcagcctgggcagcccctcGCCCACCCACAAAAGCCCCCTGCGATCCCCCCGGGCAGGCAGCCCCCAGTTCTGTGCCTCCCCCGGGATGCCCCGAGCCGCCTGGGCGGAGGGTCGCCGGCTCCTGCTGTCTTCCAGCGCGTCCTCCTGCCCCGTGCCCAGGCTGTCCCCCGTCCCCAAGAGCCCCCTGCCATCCCCCGTGGTGGGCGGGCGCTCCCCGGCCAAGCGCTGCACCTCCCGGTCCCCGACGGACTCGGACGTCTCCCTCGACTCCGAAGACTCGGGGACCAAGAGCCCGGGAATCCACAGCTTCAACCTCTGTCCCCGGGGCTGGACCAGCAGCCTGCGGCTGAAGACGGGGGGTCTGCCCTCAGGGGCTCCCTGCACCTCCTAG